The following proteins come from a genomic window of Candidatus Bipolaricaulis sibiricus:
- a CDS encoding Glutamine-synthetase-and-cystathionine-beta-lyase-binding protein, with amino-acid sequence MQTYVLLTRLTDEGAKTIKEKPERILEVNREIEALGAKVIHQYATLGQYDFVTIIEATGAMAVARVAVELGARGTVKIETLSALPIDDFVARIQQR; translated from the coding sequence ATGCAGACCTATGTGCTTCTGACCAGGCTCACGGACGAAGGGGCGAAGACGATCAAGGAGAAGCCGGAGCGGATCCTCGAGGTGAACCGTGAGATCGAGGCCCTCGGCGCAAAGGTCATCCACCAGTACGCCACGCTCGGGCAATACGACTTCGTGACGATCATCGAAGCGACCGGGGCGATGGCCGTGGCCCGCGTGGCGGTGGAACTCGGCGCCCGCGGCACGGTGAAGATCGAGACGCTGAGCGCTCTGCCCATCGACGACTTCGTCGCCCGCATCCAGCAGCGGTAG
- a CDS encoding Long-chain-fatty-acid--CoA ligase, whose protein sequence is MGLTPTVLVTGAAGFVGTEVVKRLLDGGSAVVALVRAAEGVAGQRLARAWWDWPDLRREIGHGIEPVAGNVAASSLGLNPEAYADLVGRVTHVVHAAADLRLDAPLTDLRATNVDGVRHVLEFARAARRHRLVRLGHVSTAYVAGARTGVVREDDLPAAPRSRSAYEQTKHEGEAAVRSSIGEVPTSVFRPGMIVGDSRTGYIKTFNTLYLALRLLLTGRLHVVPTSPGMRLNLIPVDYVADAIVQLLFDPRAEGLAFHLTPPFDGAPTVGELIRFVRIWARRELGVRVPRPLYAPVPERAVAAFGSLAPVAAYVRERCRYDRTNADRLPGTYAGDWREMMPALLEFAARCGFLHRSERTVHEQVLVRLASRSRPVRYHDLRAGKTVARDPALLRKEILRATGALRALGVEPGDRVALVGPNSTRYLVLDTAIGLSGAVSVPLYFTSPPSEVRTVLADSGAKLLLAGLGSLLDRLDEVGAPPVVISFAGEVPEDRLPLGVLGWEAFLALGADDEHLARSPVGPDDLATLRYTSGTTGPPKGVMFRHDQLRWMAETLASLLPWKPRTRRGTYLSFLPLNHVVEGILGTYAPHYMPARVDVMFLDDFRRLADGLRRVRPTVFFSVPRFYEKLWDAFHASRVGPWCQRSGPIGRDLLRSFIRRRLLVRAGLDRCAQLISGSAPIAEGLLRELSALGIEVHNAYGLTEAPLVTLNRAGRNRIGTVGEPLPETEICLAEDGEVLVRGPQVTPGYWGREAEQPFHGGWLLTGDLGELRDGFLVITGRKKDLLKTAYGKYVSPGKVEALLKGIPGVAEALVVGEGRPYCAALLWVSKDDPCLEGKRLDEAVESVNRNLSHPEQVKAWAVLAHDLSIERGDLTANLKLRRAVVLERRSDAVAALYEAGTVPAGVLHLGRATPGP, encoded by the coding sequence GTGGGTCTGACGCCCACCGTGCTCGTCACCGGTGCCGCGGGGTTCGTCGGCACAGAGGTCGTGAAGAGGCTGCTCGACGGCGGTAGCGCCGTCGTGGCGCTCGTTCGGGCCGCGGAGGGCGTCGCGGGGCAGCGGCTTGCCCGAGCGTGGTGGGACTGGCCCGACCTCCGGCGGGAGATCGGCCACGGGATCGAGCCCGTCGCGGGGAACGTGGCCGCTTCCTCCCTCGGACTGAACCCCGAGGCCTACGCGGACCTGGTGGGGCGGGTGACGCACGTCGTCCACGCCGCGGCCGACCTGCGGCTGGACGCCCCGCTCACGGATCTCCGGGCGACGAACGTAGACGGCGTGCGGCACGTGCTGGAGTTTGCCCGCGCCGCGCGCCGGCATCGGTTGGTCCGGCTCGGTCACGTCTCCACGGCCTACGTGGCCGGCGCCCGCACGGGTGTCGTGCGGGAGGACGACCTTCCCGCAGCTCCCCGGTCCCGCAGCGCCTACGAGCAGACGAAGCACGAGGGCGAAGCCGCGGTGCGCTCGTCCATCGGCGAGGTCCCCACGTCGGTGTTCCGGCCGGGGATGATCGTCGGCGACTCCCGCACCGGGTATATCAAGACGTTCAACACCCTCTACCTCGCGCTGCGCCTGCTCCTCACGGGCCGACTCCACGTCGTCCCCACCTCTCCCGGGATGCGGCTGAACCTGATCCCGGTGGACTACGTCGCGGATGCGATCGTGCAGCTCCTGTTTGACCCACGGGCGGAGGGGCTCGCGTTCCACCTCACCCCGCCGTTCGACGGAGCTCCCACGGTGGGCGAACTCATCAGGTTCGTGCGTATCTGGGCTCGCCGCGAGCTCGGGGTGCGCGTTCCCCGCCCTCTGTACGCGCCCGTGCCCGAGAGGGCGGTTGCCGCGTTCGGATCCCTCGCGCCGGTTGCGGCCTACGTCCGGGAGCGGTGCCGCTACGACCGGACGAACGCCGATCGCCTGCCGGGGACGTACGCCGGGGACTGGCGGGAGATGATGCCCGCTCTGCTCGAGTTCGCCGCGCGGTGCGGGTTCCTGCACCGCTCGGAGCGCACGGTCCACGAGCAGGTGCTCGTGCGGTTGGCGAGCCGGAGCCGTCCGGTGCGGTACCACGATCTCCGAGCCGGAAAGACGGTGGCCCGGGATCCCGCCCTGCTGAGGAAGGAGATCCTGCGGGCGACGGGGGCCCTGCGCGCCCTCGGGGTGGAGCCCGGGGACCGGGTGGCGCTCGTGGGGCCGAACAGCACGCGTTACCTTGTGCTCGACACAGCAATCGGGCTCTCTGGCGCGGTGAGCGTCCCCCTGTACTTCACGAGCCCACCGTCCGAGGTGCGGACGGTTCTCGCGGACAGCGGGGCGAAGCTCCTGTTGGCTGGCCTGGGTTCGCTGCTCGATCGCCTGGACGAGGTGGGGGCACCGCCCGTAGTGATCTCGTTCGCCGGCGAAGTACCCGAGGATCGGCTTCCCCTCGGCGTGCTCGGGTGGGAGGCGTTCCTCGCGCTCGGCGCCGATGACGAGCACCTCGCCCGGAGCCCGGTCGGGCCGGACGACCTCGCCACGCTCCGCTACACGTCGGGCACGACCGGGCCGCCGAAGGGGGTGATGTTCCGCCACGACCAGCTCCGGTGGATGGCGGAGACACTGGCGAGCCTGCTCCCGTGGAAGCCACGAACCCGGCGTGGGACGTACCTCTCGTTCCTGCCGCTGAACCATGTGGTGGAGGGGATTCTGGGCACGTACGCCCCGCACTACATGCCGGCGCGGGTGGACGTGATGTTCCTCGACGACTTCCGACGCCTGGCCGACGGTCTGCGCCGGGTGCGGCCGACGGTGTTCTTCTCCGTCCCCCGGTTCTACGAGAAGCTGTGGGACGCGTTCCACGCGAGCCGGGTCGGACCGTGGTGCCAGCGGAGCGGGCCGATCGGGCGTGACCTCCTCCGTTCGTTCATCCGACGCCGGCTGCTCGTCCGCGCCGGTCTCGACCGCTGTGCCCAGCTCATCTCCGGCTCGGCCCCGATCGCCGAGGGTCTGCTCCGGGAGCTGTCCGCTCTTGGGATCGAGGTTCACAACGCGTACGGACTGACCGAGGCCCCCCTCGTGACCCTGAACCGGGCGGGGAGGAACCGCATCGGAACGGTGGGCGAGCCGCTCCCGGAGACCGAAATCTGCCTCGCCGAGGACGGCGAGGTCCTCGTACGCGGTCCGCAGGTGACGCCGGGGTACTGGGGGCGGGAGGCCGAACAGCCGTTCCACGGCGGGTGGCTTCTCACCGGCGACCTCGGCGAGCTCCGCGACGGGTTCCTTGTCATCACGGGTCGCAAAAAGGACCTCCTGAAGACGGCGTATGGGAAGTACGTGAGCCCCGGCAAGGTGGAGGCCCTCCTCAAGGGGATCCCGGGCGTGGCCGAGGCGCTGGTGGTGGGAGAGGGGCGGCCATACTGCGCCGCGCTCTTGTGGGTGTCCAAGGACGATCCCTGCCTAGAGGGCAAGCGGCTCGATGAGGCGGTCGAGTCTGTGAACCGGAACCTCTCCCACCCCGAGCAGGTGAAGGCGTGGGCCGTCCTGGCGCACGACCTCTCGATCGAGCGGGGAGATCTGACCGCGAACCTCAAGCTTCGGCGGGCGGTGGTGCTCGAACGTAGGAGCGATGCTGTCGCTGCCCTGTACGAAGCGGGCACCGTCCCCGCTGGGGTCCTCCACCTCGGGCGGGCGACTCCTGGGCCGTGA
- a CDS encoding Excinuclease ABC subunit A, with translation MDKLVIRGAREHNLKGIDLEIPRDRLVVITGISGSGKSSLAFDTIYAEGQRRYVESLSAYARQFLGLMQKPNVDFIEGLSPAISIDQKSRSHNPRSTVGTVTEIHDYLRLLYARVGRPHCPQCGQPIERQTAQQITDQVMALPEGTAVQIMAPVIRGRKGEYKNLFEDLKREGFVRIRVDGVLRTLYEAIELDKNKRHDVEIVLDRIKVTDKKRTRIGDSIETALRYGQGVAIVEVVGQGERLYSEHFACATCGVSLPEIEPRLFSFNSPFGACPSCDGLGVRMVVDPDLVVDPRRSLREGGLIPWATTKSRWIAALLDGVCRGHAIDPDRPLGQLPPAKLHVLLYGTDGEPVEFTYTTTYGRTRVYRRPYEGLIPLLERSYRETTSEEGRETVEQYLSALPCAECGGARLRKEALAVTVAGRSIWHVTQLTVRAALSFFNDLELTEREQMIAQQILKEIRSRLQFMADVGLDYLTLDRSAGTLAGGEAQRIRLATQIGSQLTGVLYVLDEPSVGLHARDNLRLLATLKRLRDIGNTVLVVEHDEETMREADYLVDLGPGAGIHGGYVVATGTPGEVAREPRSLTGQYLAGTRRIPIPAQRRRADGRWIVVRGAREHNLKGITVRFPVGLFVCITGVSGSGKSTLAEEVLYRGLAWRLGYMVGKPGLHDDIEGVQHLDKVIEIDQSPIGRTPRSNPATYTKAFDPIRDVFAATPEARMRGYELGRFSFNVRGGRCEACQGQGKVKIEMHFLPDVYVPCEVCHGTRYNTETLAVRYKGRTIAEVLDMTVEEALGFFSPIPPIRDKLQTLYDVGLGYIKLGQPATELSGGEAQRVKLARELARRATGRTLYVLDEPTTGLHPEDVRRLLSVLHRLVDVGNTVVVIEHNLDVVKTADWIIDLGPEGGEDGGQVIAEGPPEAVAEVPRSYTGQFLRRILVPQGVT, from the coding sequence ATGGATAAGCTCGTCATCCGTGGCGCCCGGGAGCACAACCTGAAGGGGATTGACCTCGAGATCCCCCGGGACCGTCTGGTCGTGATCACGGGGATCTCAGGGTCAGGGAAGTCATCGCTCGCGTTCGACACCATCTACGCCGAAGGCCAGCGTCGCTACGTGGAGTCGCTCTCTGCCTATGCCCGGCAGTTCCTCGGGCTCATGCAGAAGCCCAACGTCGACTTCATCGAGGGTTTGTCGCCGGCGATTTCGATCGATCAGAAGTCACGCTCTCACAATCCTCGCTCCACGGTGGGCACAGTGACGGAGATCCACGACTACTTGCGCCTCCTCTACGCTCGGGTCGGGCGGCCCCATTGCCCGCAGTGCGGGCAGCCAATCGAGCGCCAGACGGCCCAACAGATCACGGACCAGGTCATGGCTCTCCCCGAAGGGACGGCGGTCCAGATCATGGCCCCCGTCATCCGGGGTCGGAAGGGGGAGTACAAGAACTTGTTCGAGGACCTCAAGCGCGAGGGGTTCGTCCGAATCCGGGTCGACGGCGTCCTGCGCACCCTGTACGAGGCGATCGAGCTCGACAAGAACAAGCGCCACGACGTGGAGATCGTCCTTGATCGCATCAAGGTCACGGACAAGAAGCGGACACGAATTGGGGACTCGATTGAGACCGCGCTCCGCTATGGGCAGGGGGTGGCCATTGTAGAGGTTGTGGGTCAGGGCGAGCGTCTGTACTCGGAGCACTTTGCCTGTGCGACGTGCGGGGTGAGCCTCCCCGAAATCGAACCGCGGTTGTTCTCGTTCAACTCACCGTTTGGGGCCTGCCCGAGTTGCGATGGGCTGGGCGTGCGGATGGTGGTGGACCCTGACCTGGTTGTGGACCCGCGCCGGTCGCTGCGCGAGGGGGGTCTCATCCCGTGGGCAACGACGAAATCCCGCTGGATCGCTGCGCTGCTGGACGGGGTGTGTCGGGGTCATGCGATTGACCCGGACCGACCGCTCGGTCAGCTGCCCCCGGCCAAGCTCCACGTTCTCCTGTACGGGACAGACGGGGAACCGGTCGAGTTCACCTACACCACTACGTACGGCCGCACCCGGGTCTACCGCCGGCCATATGAGGGTCTGATCCCGTTGCTCGAGCGCAGCTACCGCGAGACGACCTCGGAGGAGGGTCGGGAGACGGTAGAGCAGTACCTGTCAGCGCTTCCGTGCGCCGAGTGTGGTGGAGCACGGCTGCGGAAGGAGGCTCTCGCGGTAACGGTGGCCGGAAGGAGTATCTGGCACGTGACGCAGCTCACCGTGCGCGCGGCGCTATCGTTCTTCAATGATCTCGAGCTGACCGAGCGCGAGCAGATGATTGCACAACAGATTCTCAAAGAGATCCGGTCGCGTCTCCAGTTCATGGCCGACGTGGGACTTGACTACCTGACCCTCGACCGGTCGGCGGGAACGCTGGCCGGTGGAGAGGCACAGCGGATCCGCCTTGCTACCCAGATTGGATCCCAGCTCACCGGTGTCCTGTACGTGCTTGACGAGCCGTCGGTGGGACTGCACGCTCGCGACAACCTGAGGCTTCTCGCGACCCTGAAGCGACTTCGGGATATTGGAAACACGGTTCTCGTCGTCGAGCACGACGAGGAGACGATGCGCGAGGCGGACTATCTCGTAGACCTCGGGCCGGGTGCCGGCATCCACGGCGGGTACGTCGTGGCGACGGGGACGCCGGGCGAAGTAGCTCGGGAGCCCCGCTCGCTCACAGGTCAGTACCTGGCGGGCACGCGGCGGATCCCGATCCCGGCTCAGCGCCGGCGAGCCGATGGGCGCTGGATCGTGGTCCGCGGAGCGCGGGAGCACAACCTGAAGGGGATCACCGTTCGCTTTCCGGTGGGGCTGTTCGTGTGCATCACTGGCGTGTCCGGCTCGGGCAAGTCCACCCTCGCCGAGGAGGTGCTGTACCGGGGTCTTGCCTGGCGGCTGGGGTACATGGTGGGCAAACCGGGTCTGCACGACGACATCGAGGGTGTCCAGCATCTCGACAAGGTGATCGAGATCGACCAGTCGCCGATTGGACGGACGCCCCGCTCCAACCCAGCAACCTACACCAAGGCATTCGACCCGATCCGCGACGTGTTCGCCGCCACTCCCGAGGCCCGGATGCGGGGGTACGAGCTGGGTCGGTTCTCGTTCAACGTCCGCGGCGGACGGTGCGAAGCCTGCCAGGGGCAAGGGAAGGTCAAGATCGAGATGCACTTCCTTCCCGACGTCTACGTGCCGTGCGAGGTCTGCCACGGGACGCGCTACAACACGGAGACCCTTGCGGTCCGCTACAAGGGGCGGACCATCGCCGAGGTCCTCGACATGACGGTCGAGGAGGCCCTTGGGTTCTTCTCTCCAATTCCTCCGATTCGGGACAAGCTCCAGACCCTGTACGATGTGGGGTTGGGCTATATCAAGCTGGGGCAGCCCGCGACCGAGCTCTCGGGGGGTGAGGCCCAGCGGGTGAAATTGGCTCGGGAACTGGCCCGCCGCGCCACAGGGCGAACCCTTTACGTTCTCGACGAGCCGACGA
- a CDS encoding Putative transmembrane protein translates to MKLGRVLLVVFGVLVGIVGVGLIIGGTAGLVFRLAFADRDGFVTSGEVRLLSDAYGIVTQTARIGGDAPWWRGSRATLRVEVRAADPSRALFVGVADWRDAQAYLAGVARDEVVDFELRPVWIGYRSIPGGPPPEPPGRRTLWAARAEGVGTQTLTWDVKPGEWTLVLMNADGSPGVEAWAAVGVKFPALLPLAIGILVGGVALLVLAVALIYVGVRGRPLAEGSPQPEPAEGYPLTFTGELAEPLSPALWLVKWFLLIPHYVVLAFLWVGFGLSWLVSLLAILFTGRYPRALFDYNVGVLRWTWRVGFYAYQALGTDRYPPFTLQSGGYPADLDVVYPERLSRGLALVKWWLLALPHYAVVSLFQGGGGRSGGGLVPLLTLFAGVALLFRGRYPKGIFAVVMDMNRWAYRVAIYAALMTDRYPPFRLGQ, encoded by the coding sequence ATGAAGCTAGGAAGAGTTCTTCTCGTCGTGTTCGGGGTGTTGGTGGGGATCGTCGGGGTCGGCCTGATCATCGGGGGAACGGCAGGGCTCGTGTTCCGCCTGGCGTTTGCCGATCGCGACGGGTTCGTGACGTCGGGCGAGGTCCGGCTGCTGAGCGACGCCTACGGGATCGTCACCCAGACGGCACGGATCGGCGGGGACGCGCCATGGTGGCGAGGGAGCCGGGCCACGCTGCGGGTCGAGGTGCGGGCGGCCGACCCCAGCCGCGCCCTGTTCGTGGGAGTCGCCGACTGGCGCGACGCCCAGGCCTACCTGGCCGGCGTGGCGCGGGACGAGGTCGTGGACTTCGAGCTCCGCCCGGTGTGGATCGGGTACCGCAGCATCCCCGGCGGACCGCCACCGGAACCGCCGGGCCGCCGGACGCTGTGGGCGGCCCGCGCGGAAGGCGTGGGGACACAGACGCTAACCTGGGACGTGAAGCCCGGCGAGTGGACGCTCGTCCTCATGAACGCCGACGGGTCCCCGGGGGTCGAGGCGTGGGCGGCGGTGGGGGTGAAGTTCCCCGCGCTCTTGCCGCTTGCGATCGGGATCCTCGTGGGTGGGGTGGCGCTCTTGGTGCTCGCCGTGGCCCTCATCTACGTCGGGGTGCGCGGTCGTCCCCTCGCCGAAGGGTCGCCGCAGCCCGAACCCGCCGAGGGTTACCCGCTCACCTTCACGGGCGAGCTCGCCGAGCCCCTGTCGCCCGCCCTGTGGCTGGTGAAGTGGTTCCTCCTCATCCCGCACTACGTCGTCCTCGCCTTCCTGTGGGTCGGGTTCGGCTTGTCGTGGCTCGTCTCGCTCCTGGCGATCCTGTTCACCGGCCGCTACCCGCGGGCCCTGTTCGACTACAACGTGGGCGTCCTGCGCTGGACGTGGCGGGTGGGGTTCTACGCGTACCAGGCCCTTGGGACCGATCGCTACCCGCCGTTCACCCTGCAGTCAGGAGGCTACCCCGCGGATCTCGACGTGGTCTATCCGGAGCGGCTGTCCCGGGGCTTGGCGCTCGTGAAGTGGTGGCTGCTGGCGCTTCCCCACTACGCGGTGGTGAGCCTGTTCCAGGGCGGGGGAGGTCGGTCCGGCGGCGGGCTCGTGCCGCTGCTCACCTTGTTCGCTGGGGTGGCGCTCCTGTTCCGGGGCCGGTACCCGAAGGGGATCTTCGCGGTCGTGATGGACATGAACCGTTGGGCGTACCGGGTCGCGATCTACGCGGCGCTGATGACGGATCGCTACCCCCCGTTCCGGCTCGGGCAGTAG